The Raphanus sativus cultivar WK10039 chromosome 2, ASM80110v3, whole genome shotgun sequence genome includes a region encoding these proteins:
- the LOC108832412 gene encoding uncharacterized protein LOC108832412 produces the protein MVDDVYLPVRLDHMPYWSMKYLPMAKIANLDFSPLTVRGDNYLQWALDVEISLGAKGLEHCIVPQNKATKKENSKTLMLIRHHIQMRYDHQKTLILPGATYEWLHLRIQDFKSVNEYNSAMFKIVSKLRLCGETVTDKQLLEKTFQTMSSSNLLLQQQYRQKEQNNELLLKNSELRPPGSKPVPEGRGSSYGRGRGRRGHGRGRGQGGNSTGRNTPYDRPNQSNNGQGKSRGNGTSSKPQNPASSPCHRCGMMNHWAKNCRTAKHLVDLYQESLKGKNPEAHMVYKDGEDDFDHDKDDLMDFETSDILTMLNDDPVE, from the exons ATGGTCGATGATGTGTACCTTCCGGTACGACTAGACCACATGCCGTATTGGTCGATGAAGTACCTTCCG ATGGCCAAAATCgcaaatttggatttttcacCTCTAACTGTGAGGGGTGACAATTACCTACAATGGGCACTAGATGTCGAGATTTCTCTTGGAGCCAAAGGCCTAGAGCATTGTATTGTTCCTCAGAACAAAGCTACTAAGAAAGAGAACTCTAAGACCCTCATGCTCATCCGTCATCACATTCAGATGAGATATGATCACCAGAAGACCTTGATTCTTCCGGGTGCCACCTATGAGTGGCTTCATCTCAGGATTCAAGACTTTAAGTCTGTGAATGAGTACAACTCAGCCATGTTTAAGATAGTCTCAAAACTGAGGCTGTGCGGCGAGACTGTAACTGATAAGCAGTTGTTGgaaaagactttccagacaatgTCCTCAAGCAATTTGTTGCTTCAGCAACAATACAGACAGAAAG AACAGAACAACGAGCTGCTCTTGAAGAACAGTGAGCTTAGACCACCTGGATCTAAGCCTGTCCCTGAG GGCCGCGGATCCTCATATGGAAGAGGACGTGGCCGTAGAGGTCATGGGCGAGGACGTGGACAAGGTGGCAACAGCACAGGGCGCAACACCCCTTATGACCGTCCAAACCAGTCCAATAATGGACAAGGTAAAAGCAGAGGCAATGGGACTTCTTCAAAGCCACAGAATCCTGCAAGCTCACCTTGCCATAGATGCGGAATGATGAATCATTGGGCAAAGAATTGCCGCACAGCCAAGCATCTGGTCGACCTCTATCAAGAGAGTCTTAAGGGCAAGAATCCGGAAGCACACATGGTGTACAAGGATGGTGAGGACGATTTTGATCATGACAAGGACGACCTCATGGACTTTGAGACTTCAGACATACTCACTATGCTGAATGATGATCCAGTCGAATAA